The genomic stretch GTTCCGCTGCGGTGATGGATCTTGTGTGCTTGTGGAAGGTTGTAATTCAAACATCGAAACGTCCTCCATCTTGGGAATTGAATACTCCCTCGAAAGAAGTAATGAACTTTTGAATATCTTTGGGGGAATCGGCGAGGCTCATCAGCGTTGCAATTCCAACTTTGCCATCCACATTGAGCTGGCGTTCCTGCTGAAACTTCTCAACCGCTGCCTGAGAATCTTTACCAAACACCCCGTCCTCCGGTCCGTCATAGCATCCTTTCTTTTTCAGTCGCTTCTGAAGTTCACGGCATAGCTTAAACTCCTTCAACTTTTGGCTCCCCAGATATTCTCGTAGCCACGCTTGCTGATCTTTGTAGCTCTCGATGTGCTGCTCATTCAGCAGATCCAACCTTTGGTTAAGAAGGTAGTCAACTTCGTTCAACCAGGAGTTAAGAATTTCATCTGACTCTGCTTTACGAAGTATTTCCTCTAGACGATCGGCTTCTGTTTCAGAAAGGTTTGAACGAGAAGCCAGGTGCATATATTCCAGCAGATCGTTCTGGTGACAAAGATCGCTGAAATGAGCCTCAAAATCTTCCGTAGTGAGTTTCGCGTTCATAGTTGCCTGCTAAAACGTAAACAGCGTTCCACTAAGGATCGGTAGGACTTAAATCAAGATTGTGGGATTGACGAACAGTCTTCATTTAGTTTCCTCCCGCCCTCTTCGGCTTACATCTAGTAGTGAATTGGCTCGGCGATTCGTTACCTCTGTGGCTGAAGTTGTTACAAAACTTTATGATTCTCTGAAAGGATGGATTAATTGCCCCAGATTAATTGCCCCAGATTAATTGCTCCAGATTAATTGCTCCAGATTAATTGCTCCAGATTAATTGCTCCAGATTAATTGCTCCAGATTAATTGCTCAGTTTAATTACCCTCTGTTTAATTACCCAGGATGAAACGCTCAACTCACTTTTCGCATACCAGGACAGCTTGATCTGTCGCTGAGTGATTTCGCAGGGCACGACATGCGCTTTCTATTTTTATGTGCAATATTTGCTCCTTTAGTGACATCGATCGCGCTAAAAAAGAATCTGCGATTGCGCTGTAACATCCAGTTCGATCGCAGCACTAATTAATGAAAAAACAAAATAAGGCAGCAAAAAATACGAGATGGAGAAATGCGGAGGAATAAAAACGATGACACAATTAGGAACGGAAGAGGGAACGGAAGAAAATGATCCGCGTGTAGGAGTTATTTATCGGTCTGAATCCCACGGAAATCCGTGGCGGGTTCAAATTGGCGACCAACACTGGGCTGCTAAACCTGACGGTGACTTTGAGCTACATTCCGGTGATCTGGTTCGCATTGTTGGGCGACAGAATATCACCCTGCTTGTAAGACCTTTTCTGAACGATCGCTAAATCAGGATTCGGATAGTCAGCAGTCAGCAGTCAACAGTCAGCAGCCAATAGTCAATAGTCGATAGTCGATAGTCAACCGTTAACAGTCAACAACCTAGAAAGGAGGAACTCTATGAAAACGAGACAAGCACTTCGCCAGTGCGGGAGACACCTCGCTCCGCCCTATCAAGTCCTCATTTTTGTATCGCGGCACAAAATGCGAATGAATCGCAAGCGTCTAAACCCACTCCTATCAATTCGCACCTAGCATTATCCCGCTGCTCTTAGCCAAATCGCCCTGTGGATCAAGATTTCTACAGGGCACAGTTATTTAATAATAGGCTGACTTAAGTAGGTGGTTGTAATTATTTAGAAGATAGAGGGGGTCTGGGGCGAAGCCCCAGGGTGGGGGCTGTGCCCCCACCACCCCCAAATCCATCCGTTGTTTAATTGCGCCCAGCTACTTACTTCACGGAACGGATTCGACCTGTCATCTAAAAATCAGGCGAAGCAGTCACCCGATCGCAGAAAACCCACTGGTATGATTGGACACAATAGAGCAGCTATCCTCCCGAATTACCTGCTGCTGACTCAGAAGGATGAACTGCCCGAAGGTTGTGCTTGTAGCTGTTGCAGCCGCGAGAGAAAAAATTAGGCAAGAAACCGTCGAAGCCGATTAATTTAGGCGATCGAGCAACACAGTTCCGTTTCAGATGATTTGCGAGGGGAAACCTGCTGCTTAGAGGTTTGGTTGCGATAGAACTGCTCAGCGGAGTAGCCTTCCAGCCAGTAGCTTAAGATCGTTTGAGGAGACCACGTAAGGCAGTTTGTGAGCAGAACCCCATAGTTTCCAGTACGCTCTGGGTGATCAAAAGCGATCACGAGCCGAACCCTGCCTAGACCAGCAATATGCAGGCAGCAGGTATAGCAGGAGTAAGCCTGCTGTGCAACAACCAAACGCTGATAGGGAGCCTGAGCCGTTAGGCTAACAATGCCCTCAACCCTAATATGGCGGTGTTTCAAAGAATTCGTTTCGTAGGAAGCACTTAATAAGCTCAAGTTGTACACTTCCACAACCCAGTTCTGCTGCAACAGGTTAATCCAGTTCTGCTGAGCTTCAGCAAGATGATCGATCAGGCAAGGGGATAACCAGCGGCGGTTCATTAATACCAAGTTCTGCGATCGGTTCAGTGTTAAGTTCTCCTGATTGTTTCTATAAATAGGCAAGGGGGTAAAAGGGGTATTCCTCACAATGCGGCTGGTTTCATTCGTCCTGGTATTCATCATGGCTTCCTCTACTCCTACCGATGGGATAATTAAGGTCGTTCCTCGCTATCTGCTAGCCTGGTTCTACCTGTGTGTTTTGCCTGTGTGTTCTACCTGTGCGTTTTACCTGTGTATAGTTGTGCAGCAAAGCAGCATTCTGTTACGGGACAACAGTGAATTCGACGCAGTCAGGCTTTTGTAAAGCTATGTAAATATTGGGGAAACGGTGTAACACCTCCAGTGCGAATTCCACAACCTCATAAAGCGATTGGAAAGAGTTATGTTCCTACACCTTTCACCGTCGATCGCCATCAACCCATGAACGAGTAAACCAAGGAGAACTCATATGATGTGTTCGGTAGAAGATTTCGTTGATTCACTGATGAATGCAAGTCGATCCTATGCTGACATCTTGACGAGGTACTGCGAGCTATGGCTGTGTGATGAACTGGGAGACAAAGAAGCCGATGAAATGGAAGCCATTTATACAAAAGCTGAATCTGATCCCTTGCTAGACTTCCTTATCACCAGTTTCGACCACATTCTCAGTGAACGTCTTGGTTTGTTTGAGAAAGAATTCCTTCAGAGCTATAAAAATCAACAGGCTTGGCTGAGGGAGCACTTAGAGCAAGTTCCGCTAGAGCAAGATTCTCTGATTGCAACTCAGACATTTTTGAAGAAGGCAGGATTCTACAAAGGCACAGTAGATGGTGTGTGGGGTAGTTGCTCTCGTGCTGCTATAACTGCCTATCGCATGACAGTGCAGCGGCTATTGCGGCAGAAAGGGCTGTATAACGGCAACATTGATGGTGAGATGGGTCGAGAGTCTGTAAGTGCTGTTCAAATTTTCCAGAGCGAACACAATCTCAAAAAAGATGGAGTTCCCGGCGAAAAAACCTTCGCAGCCCTCCAGAACTGACACCTACCTTGAGAAGCAGCTCTACGATGGTCAAACTTCTCAAGCATCGGTAATGGGTGAAGTGGCTCATTGGTCTCTGTATAAATCTTCTATTAGGAGTTTCAAGCCTTCATCTAAATTTCTGGCACGAACCCCTTCCGCAGTTTTCTAGTGTTCAATGTTGGATTCACTTCAGTTCTGTGCAATTGAGATGATCGTTGAGTGTCGCTTCTTACATCTATCCAATGGTGAATCACTATGCCATATGACCTGGAAAATCCAGATCTGACTTTGGAAAGCCCGGAGTTAACCACCCTAAAAGCCTTTCTTCGGCGGTTGCTAAAGCAGTACAAACTGAATCAGAGCTATCAGCCCCACGACATTTTTGATGTGATTCGTGCAAGGATGCTGATGCAGTTGGAGGAACAGGCAAGCCCCGGATCGCGTGCTGAAATCGAAATGGCTCTCCTGAAAACTACTGGCTTGGAGATTATTAAGGAATTAGACGAGGCGCGGACGGCAAATAAGCAGAAGTTTATTGAAGCTGTGCAACCCTTGTTTGATGACAATGATCTTGCTGCCCGTTCTTTTCATGCGAACGTAGCTCGATTGCTGCGCCAGTTTCGTTTGTACACAACCTACGAAGTTCGGGAAATTATTGCCGAAGCGTATATCAGGGGAATCAAGCGAATCGAATCCGGTAAACTCATTGATAATCCCCGTGCGTGGCTTCGCTCAACCTGCTTGAACGTCATCAGAGACCTGAGACGCAAGCAGGACAAAGAAGAGAAACCTAAGATTGATCCGACAACTCTCTGGGGTTCTGGTGAAACTTCTCTTTCTCAGCTGATTGTGAGAGAGGATCTGCGGGCACTTGCGCTTGCGTTCCAAAAATTGACGCCTAAGGAGCAGCAGCTTCTATACGCGAAGTATTGTGAAGGGCTAACCTGGGAACGGATTACTGAGATAGTTTCAGAATCTACTGGGACAGACATTCCTTGTGGAACCGTTCGTCAGCAAGGCTCCCGTGCGCTCAAGCGGTTGTTCAAACATTACAGTCTCATCAGAGAGAGTCTAAAGATGGATAATGAGGATACCTCAGCCAACCTGTAAATCAAACCTGAAGCAACAAGGAAGACCTTAGACATGGAGACGGTGAGACAAATCTAGAACAGGAAGAGGGGGACTGCATAATGTAGCTCCCCTCTCGATCGCCTTTATTCGTCCTCGTCCTCTAGCTCCCGCAGCATCTGGTCTAGGCTTTCATCAGCTTCCTTCTGGCGATCGGCTGCATCTTTAAAAAGCTGATAGGAATAAACCCCAGACACGACGCCAACCGCTCCGGTCACTGTTCCTTCCGATACCTTATCCGTAAGCAGTAGCCCTGCCCCTCCCAATGCAAAGAGCGTACTAGTCGTG from Leptolyngbya ohadii IS1 encodes the following:
- a CDS encoding NfeD family protein produces the protein MTQLGTEEGTEENDPRVGVIYRSESHGNPWRVQIGDQHWAAKPDGDFELHSGDLVRIVGRQNITLLVRPFLNDR
- a CDS encoding TRADD-N-associated membrane domain-containing protein produces the protein MKGSIDKHNKSSKFQRDPRSALLEQVIEERIRQCKRTADQAHWSFIVASVITTTSTLFALGGAGLLLTDKVSEGTVTGAVGVVSGVYSYQLFKDAADRQKEADESLDQMLRELEDEDE
- a CDS encoding peptidoglycan-binding domain-containing protein, producing the protein MMCSVEDFVDSLMNASRSYADILTRYCELWLCDELGDKEADEMEAIYTKAESDPLLDFLITSFDHILSERLGLFEKEFLQSYKNQQAWLREHLEQVPLEQDSLIATQTFLKKAGFYKGTVDGVWGSCSRAAITAYRMTVQRLLRQKGLYNGNIDGEMGRESVSAVQIFQSEHNLKKDGVPGEKTFAALQN
- a CDS encoding peptidoglycan-binding domain-containing protein translates to MNAKLTTEDFEAHFSDLCHQNDLLEYMHLASRSNLSETEADRLEEILRKAESDEILNSWLNEVDYLLNQRLDLLNEQHIESYKDQQAWLREYLGSQKLKEFKLCRELQKRLKKKGCYDGPEDGVFGKDSQAAVEKFQQERQLNVDGKVGIATLMSLADSPKDIQKFITSFEGVFNSQDGGRFDV
- a CDS encoding sigma-70 family RNA polymerase sigma factor, which translates into the protein MPYDLENPDLTLESPELTTLKAFLRRLLKQYKLNQSYQPHDIFDVIRARMLMQLEEQASPGSRAEIEMALLKTTGLEIIKELDEARTANKQKFIEAVQPLFDDNDLAARSFHANVARLLRQFRLYTTYEVREIIAEAYIRGIKRIESGKLIDNPRAWLRSTCLNVIRDLRRKQDKEEKPKIDPTTLWGSGETSLSQLIVREDLRALALAFQKLTPKEQQLLYAKYCEGLTWERITEIVSESTGTDIPCGTVRQQGSRALKRLFKHYSLIRESLKMDNEDTSANL